Proteins from one Corynebacterium epidermidicanis genomic window:
- a CDS encoding DUF6779 domain-containing protein — MSAQDNTPMQQHAEDFDSEAVHEDDTRRGNVMLVALVVLAVVASIVMLFSNSDAAMKIAVLAALWAAFLGLFLVARYRKLADSERARSEAQRRQFESELRREQENFANKQLVSTHSKDTELLEEIREQLAEMKVQLEELSGREFGYEPAALRAEARRIQEIEAAALSVDKQPEPVVEHPAVVAAAKPAETSVVSGKERFTTGSFAAVKLEVEEKPETAEFEVPAFSKESAPADSEDARAEAAEDVEPAEPAQPAEPVEPPARHGRRRRDEKADSVSVAELLANLKKK; from the coding sequence ATGAGTGCGCAGGACAATACCCCAATGCAGCAGCACGCCGAAGACTTTGACTCCGAGGCGGTGCACGAAGACGACACCCGCCGTGGCAACGTAATGTTGGTTGCGCTTGTGGTCCTCGCGGTCGTTGCCAGCATCGTGATGTTGTTCTCCAATAGCGACGCTGCCATGAAAATTGCAGTCCTCGCCGCGCTGTGGGCTGCTTTCCTAGGCCTGTTTTTGGTGGCTCGCTACCGCAAGCTTGCCGACTCCGAACGGGCGCGCAGCGAAGCACAGCGGCGCCAATTCGAAAGTGAATTGCGTCGGGAGCAGGAAAACTTTGCGAATAAGCAGCTCGTTTCCACTCATTCGAAAGACACTGAATTACTGGAAGAGATCCGTGAGCAGCTTGCCGAGATGAAGGTGCAGCTCGAGGAGCTTTCCGGCCGCGAATTCGGCTACGAGCCGGCTGCGTTGCGCGCGGAAGCACGCCGGATTCAGGAGATCGAAGCGGCAGCATTGAGCGTTGATAAGCAGCCGGAGCCGGTTGTTGAGCACCCGGCGGTGGTGGCAGCTGCTAAACCTGCAGAAACCAGCGTTGTTTCCGGCAAGGAGCGGTTTACTACAGGCTCGTTTGCCGCGGTAAAACTTGAGGTGGAGGAAAAGCCGGAAACCGCGGAATTTGAAGTCCCTGCGTTCTCGAAGGAGTCGGCGCCGGCGGATTCTGAGGATGCTCGCGCTGAAGCAGCGGAAGATGTCGAGCCAGCTGAACCCGCGCAACCGGCAGAGCCAGTTGAGCCACCGGCTCGGCATGGGCGCCGGCGTCGCGACGAGAAGGCCGATAGCGTTTCGGTGGCTGAGCTGCTGGCAAACTTGAAGAAGAAATGA
- a CDS encoding DUF3180 domain-containing protein, with translation MKLTSIPGLIGSFIFFLLAAFILSRAYYGQMGPVSIRATFTLWFLAAVCVILSLRVRERKEKGEIGLDRSQLSPLVAANFLVIGKATSWTGAIVGGCYAGLAAHVLPNIGQLTAAANDAPAVISGTLGGICAAIAGVYLDRNCETPPPTDGEAA, from the coding sequence ATGAAATTGACGTCGATCCCCGGGTTGATTGGATCTTTCATCTTCTTTTTGCTCGCCGCGTTTATTTTGAGCCGAGCGTATTACGGTCAGATGGGTCCGGTTTCGATTCGAGCGACGTTTACGCTGTGGTTCCTAGCCGCAGTCTGCGTGATTTTGAGCCTTCGGGTGCGGGAACGGAAGGAAAAGGGCGAGATCGGCCTGGATCGCAGTCAGCTCAGTCCGCTGGTCGCCGCGAATTTCCTCGTTATTGGCAAGGCCACCTCGTGGACCGGGGCGATCGTCGGTGGTTGTTATGCCGGTTTGGCGGCCCACGTGCTGCCCAACATCGGCCAACTCACGGCCGCCGCAAACGATGCCCCAGCCGTGATCAGTGGCACCTTGGGTGGCATCTGCGCAGCTATTGCAGGCGTGTATTTGGATCGCAACTGTGAAACCCCGCCGCCGACTGATGGGGAAGCTGCGTAA
- the folK gene encoding 2-amino-4-hydroxy-6-hydroxymethyldihydropteridine diphosphokinase, translating into MRAVLSIGSNMDDRLALLQLAHDYFAEELVIASSIYATPPWGVEDQDDFLNAILVIETSRDPYALLEAAHEVEDRAERRRLKKWGPRTLDIDIVQCSEGNIELTSTDPVLTLPHPWAHDRAFVLVPWLEVEPDAILRGKSVSALLAQMPADNVAEVRKVDTFAAGITV; encoded by the coding sequence ATGCGCGCAGTACTCTCCATCGGCTCGAATATGGACGATCGACTGGCTTTGCTGCAGCTAGCCCATGACTACTTTGCCGAAGAGTTAGTGATCGCTTCCAGCATTTACGCCACCCCGCCGTGGGGTGTAGAGGATCAGGATGACTTCCTAAACGCCATTCTGGTGATCGAAACGAGCCGAGACCCTTACGCACTTCTCGAAGCCGCCCACGAAGTCGAAGACCGTGCCGAGCGACGTCGCCTGAAGAAGTGGGGACCGCGTACCCTCGATATCGATATCGTGCAGTGCAGCGAAGGAAACATTGAGCTGACCAGCACGGATCCTGTGCTCACCTTGCCACACCCGTGGGCACACGATCGAGCATTCGTCTTGGTTCCGTGGCTGGAAGTGGAGCCAGATGCCATCCTGCGAGGTAAGTCGGTAAGCGCGCTCTTGGCGCAGATGCCTGCTGATAACGTGGCGGAGGTTCGTAAGGTAGACACGTTTGCTGCGGGGATTACTGTATGA
- the folB gene encoding dihydroneopterin aldolase: MADRIELTGLECFGYHGVFDFERREGQKFVIDATCWLDTAPAAAADDLTLTLNYAELAQLIVDIVTGEPRDLIETVAAEVANTVMERFELLHAVEITVHKPAAPIPHSFADVAVVARRSRKSLRT; this comes from the coding sequence ATGGCTGACCGGATTGAACTGACCGGATTGGAGTGTTTCGGTTACCACGGGGTGTTCGATTTTGAACGTCGGGAAGGGCAAAAGTTCGTTATTGATGCGACCTGTTGGCTGGACACTGCCCCGGCTGCCGCAGCCGATGACTTAACGCTCACACTGAACTATGCTGAGTTGGCGCAGCTGATCGTTGACATCGTCACAGGCGAACCACGCGATCTGATTGAAACGGTCGCTGCGGAAGTGGCGAATACAGTAATGGAACGCTTTGAGCTACTGCATGCTGTGGAGATCACCGTCCACAAGCCGGCAGCGCCCATTCCGCACTCTTTCGCCGATGTTGCCGTGGTTGCCCGGCGATCTCGGAAGTCGTTAAGAACTTAG